Proteins co-encoded in one Streptomyces roseochromogenus subsp. oscitans DS 12.976 genomic window:
- a CDS encoding sensor histidine kinase, with protein sequence MEEQRAPSHRWRYGPVWRGAPDDDGAEPPLARRWPWRSTVLLTAFVLIGTNFAAHSQPLRVPLDPYARVLLLIASVLLLWRHRYPVAVAFGTATVTLGYLAAGYPYGPVLLTVAVGCFSAVVAGHRRAAWASVGLLWAGHALITLWLYRWLPPSGDKGASLTQEIVVATWVLAIVALSELARIRREQWARERADRAQAARRRADEERLRIARELHDVLAHSISVINVQAGMGLALLDSDPEQARAALTTIKAASKEALGEVRQVLDTLRTSGAAPRAPAPGLDRLPELVEQAAAAGLTVRIEGEPPRLPPGADLAAFRIVQEALTNVVRHSGSRHARVRFAHDGDALRLCIDDDGPATGADAGGSGNGLAGMRERAAALGGTIEAGPRPDGGFRVLAVLPSHLREDQ encoded by the coding sequence ATGGAAGAGCAGCGCGCCCCCTCGCACCGGTGGCGGTACGGGCCTGTGTGGCGCGGCGCCCCGGACGACGACGGGGCCGAGCCGCCCCTCGCCCGCCGCTGGCCCTGGCGCTCGACCGTGCTGCTCACCGCGTTCGTCCTGATCGGCACCAACTTCGCGGCGCACAGCCAGCCCCTGCGCGTGCCGCTCGACCCGTACGCGCGCGTGCTGCTGCTCATCGCCTCGGTCCTGCTGCTGTGGCGGCACCGGTACCCGGTGGCCGTGGCCTTCGGCACCGCCACGGTGACCCTCGGCTACCTGGCCGCGGGCTACCCCTACGGGCCGGTCCTCCTGACCGTCGCCGTCGGCTGCTTCAGCGCCGTCGTCGCCGGGCACCGGCGGGCCGCCTGGGCCTCCGTCGGCCTGCTGTGGGCCGGGCACGCCCTGATCACCCTCTGGCTCTACCGCTGGCTGCCGCCATCGGGGGACAAGGGCGCGAGCCTCACCCAGGAGATCGTCGTCGCCACCTGGGTGCTGGCCATCGTCGCCCTGTCCGAACTGGCCCGGATACGGCGCGAACAGTGGGCGCGCGAGCGCGCCGACCGGGCACAGGCGGCGCGGCGCCGCGCGGACGAGGAACGGCTGCGGATCGCCCGCGAGTTGCACGACGTCCTCGCGCACAGCATCTCCGTCATCAACGTCCAGGCCGGCATGGGGCTCGCGCTGCTCGACAGCGATCCCGAGCAGGCGCGGGCCGCGCTCACCACCATCAAGGCCGCCAGCAAGGAGGCGCTCGGGGAAGTACGCCAGGTCCTCGACACCCTGCGCACCTCCGGCGCCGCACCGCGCGCCCCCGCCCCCGGCCTGGACAGGCTGCCGGAGCTGGTGGAGCAGGCGGCCGCGGCCGGGCTGACCGTGCGGATCGAGGGCGAGCCACCGCGGTTGCCGCCCGGTGCCGACCTCGCCGCCTTCCGCATCGTGCAGGAGGCCCTGACCAACGTCGTACGGCATTCCGGATCGCGGCACGCGCGCGTGCGGTTCGCCCATGACGGCGACGCGCTGCGGCTGTGCATCGACGACGACGGGCCGGCCACCGGTGCCGATGCCGGGGGCAGCGGGAACGGGCTGGCCGGCATGCGGGAGCGGGCGGCCGCGCTCGGTGGCACCATCGAGGCGGGCCCGCGCCCCGACGGCGGTTTCCGGGTGCTCGCCGTACTGCCGTCGCACCTCAGGGAGGACCAGTGA